In Apium graveolens cultivar Ventura chromosome 10, ASM990537v1, whole genome shotgun sequence, the following are encoded in one genomic region:
- the LOC141690993 gene encoding uncharacterized protein LOC141690993, producing MKESDAVEDFSMKLNGLVTNIKALGETIDESYVVKKFLRSVPKKFLQITSAIEQFGDLENMTIEEVIGSLKAHEERLKGKQVENTRGQLLLTEKEWMKRERNDGQLLLTKEEWLKRSKAGGTEVSPNSKFQNNNGNQANRGGRDRKGSTEKESTLLLNENSLSPRLKKAEKEVDSNVWYLDNGASNHMTSQRAKFRELEEGVTGLVKFGDESTVEIKGKGSVVFKCKNGEDIIFKEVYYIPKLYNNIISLGQLSENGNIVV from the exons ATGAAAGAAAGTGATGCGGTGGAAGATTTTTCAATGAAACTGAATGGCCTGGTCACAAACATCAAGGCACTGGGGGAAACTATCGATGAATCATATGTTGTGAAGAAATTCCTTCGATCAGTGCCAAAGAAATTTTTACAGATCACATCAGCTATTGAACAGTTCGGAGATCTCGAGAATATGACAATTGAGGAAGTGATTGGATCTTTGAAGGCGCATGAGGAACGACTTAAAGGCAAGCAAGTAGAGAACACTAGAGGACAACTCCTCTTGACTGAGAAAGAATGGATGAAGAGAGAAAGGAATGATGGGCAACTTTTGCTCACCAAAGAAGAGTGGTTGAAGCGCTCCAAGGCGGGGGGAACAGAGGTGTCACCAAACTCAAAATTTCAAAACAATAACGGGAATCAGGCAAACCGTGGTGGTCGAGATCGAA AGGGTAGTACTGAGAAGGAGAGTACGCTGTTATTGAACGAGAATTCATTGAGTCCTAGGTTGAAGAAAGCTGAGAAAGAAGTTGATTCCAATGTATGGTATCTGGACAACGGAGCCAGTAACCATATGACGAGTCAGCGTGCAAAGTTTAGGGAACTTGAAGAAGGAGTGACTGGTTTGGTAAAATTTGGTGATGAATCCACGGTAGAAATCAAGGGCAAAGGGTCAGTGGTGTTCAAGTGCAAGAATGGAGAGGATATCATTTTTAAAGAGGTGTACTACATTCCCAAGCTTTATAATAACATCATAAGTCTTGGGCAGTTATCTGAAAATGGGAATATAGTTGTCTAA